One Nicotiana tabacum cultivar K326 chromosome 23, ASM71507v2, whole genome shotgun sequence genomic window, agaagaaaagaaaagaagcaagaaagaaGAGAGCACCAAAGTGCAACTGCAACTGCAAAACTGTTAGTTTCCCTCAATAGATACTTAATTAAAGCTATATGCAGTTAGTTAATCAATTGATTGATCAACTAGACTTTAATCTTAGACCGATTAGTTTACTGTTGTCTTTGAATACGAAGGAGTGGTCATTTGCCTGTTAACGGGAGGGAGAAGAATTAATGTTGGTGGGCTTCAGAAGTTGGGTAGTTGCCCATCTGAAGTGCCATGTATTTTCTgtgtgaaaatagcacgggctagccagttttcggactggtagtTGAAAAATaaccagcgtttgcaaagtcattgacaaaatagccactattttgctgcaacacggaaagttccggcataatatactggagattggtgcatatgtgtatgaacttccagcatattatgctggaacttcaacacacggaaagttccagcataatactggagattggagcacatgtgtatgaacttcaagcatattatgctggaccaatatattatgctggaactccagtatattacagtggaattccagtatattatgctagaatttcagatttatctttacatgaaaattggctaaatttcgattacttttgaaactgtaactatttttcaattaccatttgtaaatctggctatttttgaatttcacccattttctgtagaggcggatccagaatttaaattaATAGGTTCAATCTTGCACTAAACTCATTGTACTATTAAATTTTGGGTTCATATCTTGCACGAAACTCATCTAAACATTCTGTTTTAAATCTTTCGTTATCCTTGTTGCTTTAAACAATTTTATTCTACTTGGTGTCAAACTCAATTCTTATATGCAAATATAAGGTTAAAAAAACCAAGCTTGATTAAATTGATGAATGTTCAAGTGTCTTCAGCAAGAATGTAATTGAGTTTCACTCAGTAGCTTGATGTTAGATGACTAGAAGTTCAAAAATACTAAGCTATATTGATACAAATACTATAGCTTGTTACTACCCTTGGCCAGCTTTCTTGTTAATTTATACAAAAACTTCTATACTACTACTTCCTAAAGGAAGAAATCATCAACTTTAATGAGTTGATTTAGTGATGAAAAACACAGCTATTCCTCTTTATTATTCCTTTTTGACAGTACTAGTTTGAGTTTATCTGAAAAATTCTGAGTTATCAAATGGGAAATTTGGATCTAACTCCACATGTTCAAGTGGAAACTCCAAGCCTACAATTGGAGAGCTTGTTGATGAAGTGTTGGCAGAGAATAAATCAGGAAGATCTGATTCTGAATTATGTAAGCTGTGGATTCGTTGCGAACCATTCATTTGGCAGCTTCGTAATGAGAAGTAGCTTGATTCTGGGGTTGTGGGAGAGATAAATGACGGCGAATAACCTCCTACCAAATTGTCATCAACTTGTGACACTTGAAAATGCAGATTTTCGTCTACGAAACCAGAGAATGTAGGTGAAAATGGGAAAGAACATGTTGTCTCCTTCTTGTCCAAGTCATTAGTATTCACTCTTAAATTTGCTTGTAAGTTGGCGAGCATCTGGTTCGATTGTACTATTTTTGGATTGTTGGCTTGTTTCTTGAATTCATGTTTCTCTGATGATGTTGTATGTGCAGAGTTAAAAGCTTGGTTACAAGTATGTGAACCTTTGTATGTGATTTCAAATAGTGTAGGGTCATCATCAGATCTTTGCACTTGCTTTGTTGCCCAACAATTTTGCATTAGTCGATATGTGCATCTGTAGTAACTCCTGCAAATATAAAAACTTGTCATTAGTACAAAGGAGCACTATTTCTCTTAAATTCTGAAACTTTAAACTAAAATTCTTAACTTCATGACAATTTCGGATATTTTTGTCCCGAAAATTTgaactgaaaaactgaaattcagaaTGCACTGACTAATTCTTAAATAGCAGCACTTTAGAGTGGCTACTTGATGTCATTTTTACACTATTAATAGACTGGAGCCATCAAAATGattttggcccatcatgctagaCAACTCAACTCGTTACTTGAGTAGAGTTGGAACTCATATAAATATGAGACTAATAGGACCGACCCATGTCAGCTCGCCGACCCTTTAGGCTGGGCTGAGCTGAGTTGGCATTTTAAATGCCCTTTTAAGTAAAGGGCCGGCCCGAGATTTAATCCCATAACCCACGTGGGTTGGTTGAGTTGGACGAGTCCGTTTTGACAGCTCAACAAGAGAGAATTACTAAAAGACAAGAAATTTTgacattttgagttaaatttttcattttttaatctaTAATGTTAAAAAAGTTGGTACCCCTTTTTAGtaatttttttgagttttatgaCTTTGGATAAAGAAACTGACTTATCACCTGGGATATTTAGCACCAAGAATGTCTTTTTGTCCATACTTTCTCCAACTATATCCATCATCAGTAGGCCCTTCAAATCCATTCTCTGCACTAACTCTGACTTGTTCTGTCCATGTTGGCAACTGTTTTCTGCAAAAACCATAAAAACCAAgtcaatttagcttttaaaaaaaTGAACTAATCATCACATTTTGTAACTAAATTCTAAGACAATATAATCCAAGTCTAACCTCTTCTTTGAAACATATCTTAGGTCCTGATCATTCTCTTTGAAATTTCCATTCAAGTCAACAGTTTTAGGACTTTCATCAACAGAAAAAGAAGATTCAAGTGCAACATTTGATATAGGTGGTGCTACTACAAGTTGTGGGGTTTGTGTTATTGAACCAGTCCATTTGAGAATTGACAGAGAATtctcaaaagaagaaagaatcaTTTGCATATGCAAATGCAATTCTTGAATTttattagaagaacaagaagaagctGCAGAGCTGAAATATGCTCTTAGTTGCTTAGCATGTCCCATCCCTTGTGTTAATTCATTGATCAATGAATTGTATTCCCAATTGAAACCACAATCcattttcttgttttcttgaaATAATGCTGGGGAAATAAATGGCTAGTTATATTTCAGGTGCTTATAGTTACATAAATAAATGAAGTGAATATAGAAGTTTCTGAAGAAGGAAAAGAGAAGTTTCTGAAAATATTTGTGAAGTTGGGTGCATGAAATTTTGGAAAATGATGATGAAATTAGAGAGTAGAAGCAGCTTATATATAAAAGGGAAGGTGAGAAAAAGGCAATGTGGAAAAATATACTCAAAAAGGGAATGGTGAAATGGAAGATAGTTTGAAAGTTGACTGTGGAAAACGAGTTTTTCTTAGTAGACCAGTCTTTGGTCATAATCCTTTTTTAAGTGAAAAAAATGTTAGTGAACAAGGTCCAAATGCTGACCAATTCAAACTTCCAATaacccccccacccccaccccacccccacacACCCACAAAAAATCCACTAACAACAAATAAATCACTTTCTccaatcttttattttttttctctttcttttcataAATCTCCACGTCCACATAAAATAGATGAGTtattatcttcaacttctaagtAGGGAAAATGTTGTCATGTTGATATTTTATGAGACAGTACATTATTATAAGTTGAATTACTAATAAGAGTTAAACGAATTAGGAGTTGAATTATGTTACCTCATGCTATATTGGTGTGTAATAATTGTGAATTCTCATGTAATTGCTGAAGGTCTAATTCTTTTCTGAAGAAAGAATTATTATTTATTGAACGGTAAGCGTTATCAGtaaaagaatatttaaaacacgACCTACATATGACCCTAAATCAAAGCACTATAATTGAGAATAGGACAAAAATAGCTATTGCCGTCAAATTCATATATATGGTCCTAAATAGGGTTGTGCATGGATCGGATCGTATCGAATTTACCACATTTCGGATTCGGATTTTACAAAATGTAAttcgaatccgatccgaattaataTCGGATCAGAttggattttaaagtttggatcagATCGGATTTTCGGATTTCGGATCAGATTATTGTCTCAAAGTTGCAAActcatatgtatattttctttgcaaaagaggcaatacagtaagaaaaattcatgtttatgcaattatgagagtactatggtgccaatatagctaaatcaattgtaaaggtaataacttggaggaagatgtaAAGGAAGTACTAACTATCAGAAATTAaagtttaatatttatacataccCTAATAATTTCGTATTTCGGATCGGATCCGATTACAATTATACCAATCCGAATATCCGAAATTTTAGTAAACACAATCCAAAATCCGATAcaaatatccgaaatccgaaatttgaAATCCAAAATTGAGCGAatcggttcggatttcggatatccgatccaaatgaacATCCCTAGTCCTAAaccaaatcattactcaatttcgaaaaagaaaaaagaaaaaaagaactaaTAATTCCTTTGGAGAACTTTGCTTCGTTCTACAACAATATCACAATTATATCCAATAGCCAAACCCCATAAACTAAAGATTTTAGcattaagaaataaagaaataaaaagaaagcaaaataGAACCATGTTAGATTCTTTCATTAGCATATAAAGACGTTATGGAAGagccaaaagaaacaaaaaaggcaAAGCTTTTTACATGCTTAATTATAGCCAATTACAAACTGCAAATATAGTAGTAACAAGGATGTAAACTACTTGTTAGTCTGAAAGTTTAAACTTTTTGTTGGTTTGGAACTTACTCGGCGAGAATGTATACGATCAAAATCGAGTTTGTCCTTCGTGTGACTAATCAAGATTGGAGCATGATAGATCGGGGTTCGTCATTATAATATCAAACTGTGATGTGAAGTTGGGTTGTCAAGTACGAGCCCCAAacaccgatcaagatcgagattaGCCAGGATTGAGTTCGAATCCCAGAGATCGGTCAAAATAAAGGGCAAGCAaatagagaccgatcaagatcgggagcggccaagatcgagatcgagcctAGATAGAGGTCGAGCGAATAGAGATCGATCACGATCGAGAGCGGCCGGGATCGAGATCGAGCCAAAAGACAGAAAAGCCGTTATAACCGCAATTGTGGgtagaatctcggcggaaatcacggcttaaattaaggaaaatctaattaattaatctatcatgggatccccactatgtatttttaattgtatctaaagtaggattcccccactatattaagagtggttATCATTTGTACAAGGGGGACATTGATTCATTCACACATTCAGATTtactgagatttacataacatccagcaaatattatcctttttgggttttgacattgattcatcttgttctCTTATCAATCGCTCGCTATTCAATTTGGGTTTGTATTCATTCTTTTTATAGTTAATTTCGATATATCTTTACTTATTTTTtcgatttgtaccaagttatactacgtatccttagaactacgtacaaattgaACTTTatctatttttcgggtaaacaaagaGGCTTATGTAGCTTTACACTTTGAAATATCTGCATCAAAATTTTTTATTATGATCAATAATGTGGAACAATTACCATACAAACCGGAGAACCAAATATCAAGTGTAGCCCAAGAATTATACGCAATATCTTGTAGAGCGATGTATGTGTAGTTTAGATTGGAAAAGAATTTCAGCCTTGGATAATTTACAACGACAtccttaaattatatatataaatacttaAGGGCATAAAAATCGATCAATGTTTCTGggatattttagtcattttttatCCATCGGTAGACATGAGAAATATTCTATAAACAAATATTATCCTTTTCCAAAACTTACTCCACATCACATAAAACTAAAAGATTTCAACATGTTAGGAAAATTATCTTTGGtttgcaaatataaaataaaataaaaaaagcttTTGACATGCTTATAAACAACTACAAACTATAAATACATGATAATATATATGAAAGCCATGAAGTTATTATATAATGTACCCGTCCGTTTGGAACTTACTCGGCTAGGgaggaattcgacgattcttgttgttatggctccgtaattacgatacgagTCTAATGGTTTAATCTAATCACAAATCAAAGGTCGTTTGCTCAATATAGTGCCCTTTATGCCCAAAGAAATGACctcgaaacatcaaataagagcgcgacaccatccaaacacatccgaaacacacccgaggccccgtccaatcacagtcccaaaacataacacgaatttactcaaggcctcaaatcacaccaaacaacatcaaaacatgaatcgacgatcgaaaccttctttaaactttcaaacattcaaacttcgacgaacgcgttcgattcatacttaaacattccggaatgacgacAAACTTTGTGTGCAAGTCACAAATTATGATACGAATTTATTCCAAGTCTCGTAACctcaaacggatatcgataacattaaaatccacttcaaaccaaacttatgaaattctaaaacctttaaaatgccaactttccataataagcgctgaaatgctcccgagccacccgatactcaacccgaacacacgcccaagttcgaagtcatcatacgaacctattgaaaccttcaaatcccgatttcgaggccatttacttaaaagtcaaaccttagtcaattctcccaatttaaaacttccgaaattagaattttccatctgaatcaactctgaacttcccgaaattcgattccgactacgcgtacaagtcataaacatgaagtgaagctactcaaggcttcAAACCGCCGAGTGAAATACTatagctcaaaacgactgatcggaTCGTTACAAGGTCCATCCGGCTATACACTTGTGATAATATCTACGACAAAAAGGCCTTTTTTCAAGTAGTAAAACCCCTTTTTATAATAGTAAGGGGTGGTTCCAGGTATTCTTATTCAGGTGGGACTTGTATGGAAGTAGGATGCGTGATTGGTATAAGAATTCAACGCAAATTTACATTGCAGTGAGGTTTTTGATGTTACAATTTTAGTTTAGATTGGAAAAGAATTCCAGCCTTGGATAATTTACAATTACATTCTTAAATAATACAAATATTTAAGGATATAAAAGTCAATTAATATTTCCGaaatattttagtcgttcaatatTTAGCATAAAGTATTCGTGCTTTTTTAATAATACTAGTTTCTATGAGCGTgagttgcacgttaataatgacacgtgatgatttaaaattttatttatatgaagggataatacaatttatttaattagagaaattttatgtataataatacaaaaatattctAAATGCTGAAAAATATTATtgcattagcataatacatgaatttaaaataaaacggTATCATCAAAACTtgcacaaatgatcaattttgtcatgttagttagataattatgtattacttTCTCTGGTCCGCTTTAAGTAATTTTTTAGTTGctttcacacatattaaggaatTCACCTTTTAGCATTAACTAACAATGTAATTAACCATATTAACCTTAAAGTGGACCGGAGGAagtatagtttaaaagtattta contains:
- the LOC107815425 gene encoding putative WRKY transcription factor 53, yielding MDCGFNWEYNSLINELTQGMGHAKQLRAYFSSAASSCSSNKIQELHLHMQMILSSFENSLSILKWTGSITQTPQLVVAPPISNVALESSFSVDESPKTVDLNGNFKENDQDLRYVSKKRKQLPTWTEQVRVSAENGFEGPTDDGYSWRKYGQKDILGAKYPRSYYRCTYRLMQNCWATKQVQRSDDDPTLFEITYKGSHTCNQAFNSAHTTSSEKHEFKKQANNPKIVQSNQMLANLQANLRVNTNDLDKKETTCSFPFSPTFSGFVDENLHFQVSQVDDNLVGGYSPSFISPTTPESSYFSLRSCQMNGSQRIHSLHNSESDLPDLFSANTSSTSSPIVGLEFPLEHVELDPNFPFDNSEFFR